Proteins found in one Maridesulfovibrio sp. genomic segment:
- a CDS encoding YkgJ family cysteine cluster protein — protein sequence MNECKQCGTCCRKGGPALHTQDLPLLKEADGIDLTDIVTLRKGEMAYDQPQGAVLPLNEEILKIKGSGGEWTCKFFALSSQVCRIYKNRPLECQKLFCEDPEPLMEIYSKDRISRKDVLPDGHPVLELIEEHDKKCDPIKIAELAAAAVEDWTNSDKIQSDLREMLIFDASIRELVMEKAKLPEESMDFFFGRPLSILIKGYGIIATQNGKSFSLRKL from the coding sequence ATGAATGAATGCAAACAATGCGGTACCTGCTGCCGTAAAGGCGGCCCGGCACTGCACACTCAGGACCTGCCTCTGCTTAAAGAGGCCGACGGCATAGATCTCACCGATATTGTTACCCTGCGCAAAGGCGAAATGGCCTACGATCAGCCTCAGGGTGCAGTACTCCCTTTGAACGAAGAAATTCTCAAAATAAAAGGTTCCGGCGGTGAATGGACCTGCAAATTTTTTGCTTTATCCAGTCAGGTCTGCAGAATTTATAAAAACCGCCCTCTTGAATGCCAGAAACTTTTCTGTGAAGATCCTGAACCGCTCATGGAAATTTACAGTAAGGATAGGATTAGCAGAAAGGATGTACTCCCCGATGGACATCCGGTTCTTGAACTCATAGAAGAGCACGACAAGAAATGCGATCCCATCAAAATAGCTGAACTTGCTGCCGCAGCTGTTGAAGACTGGACGAACAGCGATAAAATTCAGTCTGATTTGCGGGAGATGCTCATTTTTGATGCCTCTATCCGTGAACTGGTAATGGAAAAAGCCAAACTTCCAGAAGAATCAATGGATTTCTTTTTCGGCAGACCTTTGTCCATTCTGATTAAAGGCTACGGAATAATCGCCACTCAAAACGGCAAGTCTTTTTCACTGCGTAAACTTTAA
- a CDS encoding L-serine ammonia-lyase codes for MTAITTSVFELFKIGPGPSSSHTIGPMKAGYNFHKSVADLSLDIQPDNIEIRLYGSLSATGKGHGTDRAVVAGLLGFKPDNVECEFLDSLADGAPRKFESDKISLPLSIKDVVYAEVENDFPYANTLLLRLRKGEEILFEQEYYSIGGGFIKCKGQQEEIPRVPPHQYSNMVELKAILTDEGLRMHQVIVENEQALKGISETEVYDKLDTILDTMKQAVMNGLAAEGTLPGPIGLHRKAKRLFENSSQPNAADKFLLRLNAYGFAASEENAAGRIVVTAPTSGSAGVIPAVVYALEEELKISREKIREGMLVAAALGFIAKHNASIAGAEVGCQGEIGVASAMAAGLISYACGHRFWRTENAAESALEHHLGITCDPVGGYVQIPCIERNAMGAVRAYNAYLIASVENEKFHKVNYDEVVRAMAETGKDMNNKYKETSLGGLAVSVPNC; via the coding sequence ATGACAGCCATCACCACTTCTGTTTTTGAATTATTTAAAATCGGCCCCGGACCTTCCAGCTCTCACACAATCGGCCCCATGAAAGCGGGATACAATTTCCATAAGTCTGTAGCTGATCTCTCTCTTGATATACAGCCTGATAATATTGAAATAAGACTATACGGCAGCCTTAGCGCAACCGGGAAAGGACACGGAACCGACCGAGCAGTGGTTGCCGGGCTGCTAGGTTTCAAGCCGGATAATGTCGAATGCGAATTTCTGGATTCATTAGCCGACGGCGCTCCCCGTAAATTTGAAAGCGACAAAATCTCTCTGCCGCTAAGCATAAAAGATGTCGTATATGCTGAGGTCGAAAATGATTTCCCTTATGCCAACACTTTGCTGCTGCGCTTGAGAAAGGGCGAAGAAATTCTTTTTGAGCAAGAATATTACTCCATCGGGGGAGGCTTTATAAAATGTAAAGGACAGCAGGAAGAAATTCCCCGAGTGCCCCCTCATCAATATTCAAACATGGTTGAGCTGAAAGCAATCCTGACAGATGAAGGTTTGCGTATGCATCAAGTTATTGTTGAAAACGAACAAGCACTAAAAGGTATATCAGAAACTGAAGTATACGATAAGCTTGATACAATTCTGGATACCATGAAACAAGCGGTAATGAACGGCCTTGCGGCTGAAGGCACTCTACCCGGCCCGATAGGCCTGCACCGAAAGGCCAAACGACTCTTTGAAAACAGCTCCCAACCGAACGCTGCTGATAAATTTTTACTACGCCTGAATGCCTACGGATTCGCAGCGTCTGAGGAAAATGCAGCAGGACGCATCGTTGTCACAGCTCCTACGTCCGGTTCCGCAGGGGTTATCCCCGCAGTGGTCTATGCCCTTGAAGAAGAGCTGAAAATCAGCAGGGAAAAAATTCGTGAAGGTATGCTTGTAGCCGCGGCACTGGGATTCATAGCTAAACACAATGCCAGCATTGCCGGAGCTGAAGTCGGCTGTCAGGGGGAAATCGGAGTAGCCTCGGCTATGGCTGCGGGCTTAATAAGCTATGCCTGCGGACATCGCTTCTGGCGCACTGAAAACGCCGCTGAATCAGCACTGGAGCATCATCTGGGAATCACCTGTGACCCCGTTGGCGGTTACGTTCAGATTCCTTGTATTGAACGTAACGCAATGGGCGCGGTCCGGGCCTACAATGCTTACCTCATCGCCTCTGTGGAAAATGAGAAGTTTCATAAAGTTAACTATGATGAAGTTGTCCGTGCCATGGCCGAAACAGGTAAGGATATGAACAATAAATATAAGGAAACTTCACTTGGCGGGCTGGCTGTCTCTGTGCCGAATTGTTAG
- a CDS encoding OadG family protein, translating into MQQMLFSWDNVVSGNGVALSVTGMSIVFLALILVSCYIALLPKIAALFNKILPPAAHHSGPVANAPAPDMKTGPSEAEIVAAAVAYLHKNKG; encoded by the coding sequence ATGCAACAGATGTTGTTCAGCTGGGACAATGTGGTCTCAGGTAACGGAGTCGCGCTTTCAGTCACAGGCATGAGCATTGTGTTTCTGGCCTTGATTTTGGTAAGCTGTTATATCGCTCTGCTGCCTAAGATTGCGGCGTTATTCAATAAAATACTACCTCCTGCAGCTCACCACAGCGGTCCTGTGGCCAATGCTCCTGCACCGGATATGAAAACCGGTCCTTCAGAAGCGGAAATTGTGGCTGCTGCAGTGGCGTACCTGCATAAAAACAAGGGCTAG
- a CDS encoding sodium ion-translocating decarboxylase subunit beta: MDILLHFLSTTGFAEMTPGNFMMIVIGAIFIALAIIKDYEPLLLLPIGFGAIVGNIPSIAGMPLSVYDNGSVLYYIYFGVSKGIFPPLIFLGIGAMTDFSCMLSNPKLILLGAAAQMGIFATLIGALYLGFTPSEAGAIGIIGGADGPTAIFLSSKLAPHLLGAIAIAAYSYMALVPVIQPPIMKLMTSKKERLIRMSAPREVSTREKILFPVGGFIITALIAPGSLALVGMLFFGNLLKESGVTERLAETARTSLIDSVTILLGFSVGASTQAQTFLTPDSLLIFGLGAASFCVATASGLAFAKLMNVFLKEKINPLIGAAGVSAVPDSARVVQTVARDEDPHNFLLMHAMAPNVAGVLGSAVAAGILWSVLAL, from the coding sequence ATGGATATTCTTCTGCATTTCTTAAGCACAACGGGCTTTGCGGAAATGACTCCCGGTAACTTCATGATGATCGTCATCGGAGCCATATTCATTGCCCTTGCCATTATTAAGGACTACGAGCCGCTGTTGCTCCTGCCCATCGGGTTCGGCGCAATTGTGGGTAACATTCCGTCTATCGCCGGAATGCCGCTCAGCGTTTACGACAACGGCAGCGTGCTCTATTATATCTACTTCGGGGTTAGCAAAGGGATATTCCCACCCCTGATCTTCCTCGGTATCGGAGCTATGACCGACTTTTCGTGCATGCTCTCCAATCCGAAGCTGATCCTGCTCGGCGCAGCAGCTCAGATGGGTATTTTTGCAACCCTTATCGGCGCTTTGTATCTGGGCTTCACTCCCAGTGAGGCCGGTGCTATCGGCATTATCGGAGGGGCGGACGGGCCAACGGCTATCTTCCTCTCTTCAAAGCTGGCACCTCACCTATTAGGAGCCATCGCTATCGCCGCGTACTCGTACATGGCACTGGTTCCGGTCATCCAGCCCCCTATTATGAAGCTGATGACCTCCAAAAAAGAACGTCTCATCCGCATGAGTGCCCCCCGTGAAGTTTCCACCCGGGAAAAGATCCTTTTTCCTGTGGGCGGTTTTATCATCACAGCGCTCATTGCTCCGGGGTCACTTGCCCTCGTGGGTATGCTCTTCTTTGGTAACCTTCTTAAAGAATCCGGCGTTACTGAGCGTCTGGCTGAGACTGCGCGTACTTCGCTCATCGACTCGGTCACCATTCTGCTTGGTTTCTCCGTTGGTGCATCCACTCAGGCGCAGACCTTTCTGACACCGGACAGTCTGCTCATTTTCGGGCTGGGTGCAGCCTCCTTCTGCGTGGCAACAGCAAGCGGTTTGGCTTTTGCCAAACTGATGAATGTGTTCCTCAAGGAAAAGATCAATCCTCTGATCGGAGCTGCAGGCGTATCCGCTGTTCCTGACTCCGCGCGAGTCGTTCAGACAGTAGCCCGTGATGAAGACCCTCATAACTTCCTGCTCATGCACGCCATGGCTCCCAACGTAGCCGGGGTTCTCGGCTCTGCGGTTGCAGCAGGTATCCTTTGGTCTGTTCTGGCGCTTTAG
- a CDS encoding DUF523 domain-containing protein, with protein sequence MYIVSGCLAGLCCRYDGGDNADERVMKLVAEGRAVPVCPEQLGGLSTPRPPCEISEGKVISNQGADVTESFMRGAEEAFKLAKLTGSKKAILKARSPSCGVGKIYDGTFSGRLIEGDGCFAEMLRKEGFELETE encoded by the coding sequence ATGTATATTGTAAGCGGCTGTCTTGCCGGGCTCTGCTGTCGCTATGACGGCGGAGATAATGCTGATGAAAGGGTAATGAAGCTGGTTGCCGAGGGCAGGGCGGTGCCTGTCTGCCCAGAGCAGCTCGGTGGCTTATCAACCCCTCGTCCTCCATGCGAAATCTCGGAGGGTAAAGTTATCAGCAATCAAGGAGCGGATGTAACTGAAAGTTTTATGCGCGGAGCGGAAGAAGCCTTTAAGCTGGCAAAATTGACCGGCAGCAAAAAAGCAATCCTCAAAGCTCGATCTCCTTCTTGCGGTGTCGGAAAGATTTACGACGGAACATTCAGCGGGCGGCTGATTGAAGGGGATGGCTGCTTTGCCGAAATGCTCAGGAAAGAAGGCTTTGAGCTGGAAACAGAATAA
- a CDS encoding MATE family efflux transporter, with amino-acid sequence MKSLWNKPFGYKHVLDISIPLAVSMASTTIMQVTDRIFLGRYSIEAIGAALPAGILSFMFISFFMGVSSYVNVFIAQYTGAAKPEKVALSLWQGIYFALGSWLILGVLGFWLTPLLESGGHPPEVLELEIQYFRILMLGAGLPVLDTALSGFFAGRGLTRTVMVINMIGAAVNIPLDYALINGVWIFPEMGIRGAGIATISAMAVIVSIYIPLIFSRENEKVFKTRSNRSFNPRLFRRFIGYGLSNGVQFFLDIFAVTFFVYMVGRLGTVILAASNIVLSIDGVSFFPAYGISVGVSTLVGQAVGQSRPDYARRATKCALHITMIWMLFMGVIYLVFPEALLSLFRPGDITDLQFTEILDYGTHFLFFTAAYILFDGTALVYSGALKGAGDVVFVMKSVGLCCIAVMVVPCYLGVEVFPSGPYFLWGVFTLYVVVLCGAFYWRFHGGKWASMKVIE; translated from the coding sequence ATGAAATCTTTATGGAATAAACCTTTCGGGTATAAACATGTGCTCGATATAAGCATCCCGCTTGCGGTGAGTATGGCCTCCACCACTATCATGCAGGTCACTGACCGTATCTTTCTGGGGCGTTACTCCATCGAAGCCATCGGCGCGGCATTGCCTGCCGGAATTCTGTCTTTTATGTTCATATCCTTTTTTATGGGTGTGTCCAGCTATGTGAATGTCTTTATCGCTCAGTATACCGGGGCAGCTAAGCCTGAAAAGGTGGCCTTGAGCCTCTGGCAGGGTATATATTTCGCTCTGGGGTCATGGTTGATTCTGGGGGTGCTGGGCTTCTGGCTGACACCGCTTCTGGAAAGCGGAGGGCATCCTCCCGAAGTTCTGGAGCTGGAGATACAGTACTTCCGTATTTTAATGCTGGGGGCAGGACTCCCCGTACTTGATACCGCTCTTTCCGGTTTTTTTGCAGGACGCGGACTGACACGTACGGTCATGGTTATCAATATGATCGGTGCGGCTGTTAATATCCCGCTCGACTATGCACTTATAAACGGAGTCTGGATCTTCCCGGAAATGGGTATTAGAGGTGCTGGGATAGCCACCATCTCAGCTATGGCTGTAATCGTATCCATTTATATCCCGCTAATTTTCAGCCGAGAGAATGAAAAGGTCTTCAAAACGCGCAGTAACCGCAGCTTTAATCCGCGTTTGTTCAGAAGGTTTATCGGGTACGGTCTTTCCAACGGTGTTCAGTTCTTTCTGGATATTTTTGCGGTTACTTTCTTTGTATATATGGTCGGCAGGCTGGGTACGGTTATTCTTGCCGCCAGTAATATTGTTCTTTCCATTGACGGTGTCTCTTTTTTTCCGGCCTACGGTATTTCCGTAGGGGTAAGTACCCTTGTCGGACAGGCAGTGGGGCAGAGCAGGCCGGATTATGCCCGGCGGGCGACTAAATGCGCCTTGCATATTACGATGATCTGGATGCTGTTTATGGGCGTCATTTACCTTGTCTTCCCGGAAGCGCTTTTATCGCTGTTCCGTCCGGGCGACATCACTGATCTTCAGTTTACGGAGATTCTCGACTACGGGACGCATTTTCTTTTTTTCACGGCAGCCTATATCCTTTTTGACGGAACAGCCCTTGTTTATTCAGGTGCTTTGAAAGGTGCCGGTGATGTTGTGTTCGTCATGAAAAGCGTTGGCTTATGCTGCATCGCGGTGATGGTTGTCCCCTGCTATCTGGGTGTGGAGGTCTTCCCTTCCGGGCCGTATTTCCTGTGGGGTGTTTTTACGCTCTATGTGGTTGTTTTATGCGGGGCCTTTTACTGGCGTTTCCACGGCGGTAAATGGGCGAGCATGAAAGTTATTGAGTAA
- a CDS encoding co-chaperone GroES: MNLKPLQDRVLIKRLETEQKTAGGIIIPDSAKEKPMKGEVVAAGPGKDNNPMTVKAGDVVLFAKYAGNELKIDADEFIIMREDEILAIVE, translated from the coding sequence ATGAATCTCAAGCCGTTACAAGACCGTGTACTTATCAAGCGTCTGGAAACCGAGCAGAAAACAGCTGGCGGCATCATCATCCCCGATTCCGCAAAAGAAAAACCCATGAAAGGTGAAGTTGTTGCTGCCGGTCCCGGTAAAGACAACAACCCCATGACAGTTAAAGCAGGCGATGTAGTTCTCTTCGCCAAATATGCCGGTAACGAACTGAAAATCGACGCTGACGAGTTCATCATCATGCGTGAAGACGAAATTCTCGCAATTGTCGAGTAA
- a CDS encoding biotin/lipoyl-containing protein: MAKKKIRFMCTAFRDGFQSVYGARVKTDDFLPAVAAAKEAGINWFEAGGGARFQALYFYSNECAFDMMDRFRDTAGPDADLQTLARGVNVVGLESQSSDVIKAHADLFAKHGITTIRNFDALNDVNNLIYSGQCIADAGLKHQVVVSMMELPPGCSGAHDAAFYEKTLRQILDAEIPFDSVCFKDASGTSTPAKVYETIQAAKKMLPEDVMLHFHTHETAGIGGLCYHSAIEAGADAIDLSMAPASGGTCQTDIITMWHILRGTDYTLDIDIDKIITAEDVFRDCMKDYFLPPEATQVDPMIPFSPMPGGALTANTQMLRDNGLMDKYPEIIRAMSEVVRKGGFGTSVTPVSQFYFQQAFNNVMFGPWEKFADGYGKMVLGYFGKTPVEPDPEIVKLASQQLELEPTKKTPLEINDADPEKGLEPARKVCEKEGFELTDENVFIVATCKDKGVSYLKGNARVGIRYKKDVEAEQLKKLGASVGGGSGSGAVNVSVDGKSYTVNVEGSTATINGKSFNFSAGDASASEGAAAPAGVTEPVAAPMPGLIIRLDVEPGTQVQEGQTIVVMEAMKMEMEVKAHKAGTVSSFSVTAGDQVQQGQPLAQMTV, translated from the coding sequence GTGGCCAAGAAGAAAATTAGGTTCATGTGTACTGCCTTTCGTGACGGTTTTCAGTCCGTTTACGGTGCCAGGGTAAAAACCGATGATTTCCTGCCTGCTGTTGCAGCAGCAAAAGAGGCCGGAATCAACTGGTTTGAAGCTGGCGGGGGCGCACGGTTCCAGGCCCTCTACTTTTATTCCAATGAATGTGCCTTTGATATGATGGACAGGTTCAGGGATACCGCGGGTCCCGATGCCGACTTACAGACTCTTGCAAGGGGAGTTAACGTAGTAGGACTCGAATCCCAGTCCAGTGACGTCATCAAGGCTCATGCCGATCTTTTCGCTAAGCACGGCATTACAACAATCCGAAACTTTGATGCTCTCAACGATGTTAACAATCTGATCTATAGCGGACAGTGCATTGCCGATGCCGGTCTGAAACATCAGGTAGTTGTTTCCATGATGGAACTCCCCCCGGGATGCTCCGGAGCTCATGATGCCGCTTTTTACGAGAAAACTCTGCGTCAGATTCTTGATGCGGAAATTCCCTTTGATTCAGTATGTTTTAAAGATGCTTCCGGTACTTCTACTCCGGCCAAGGTCTACGAGACCATTCAGGCTGCTAAAAAAATGTTGCCAGAAGATGTCATGCTTCACTTCCATACTCATGAGACAGCAGGTATCGGCGGACTCTGCTATCATTCTGCTATCGAAGCCGGTGCTGACGCTATCGATCTTTCCATGGCTCCTGCTTCCGGCGGAACCTGCCAGACCGATATCATTACCATGTGGCATATCCTGCGTGGAACAGATTACACCCTCGATATTGATATCGATAAAATTATCACGGCTGAAGACGTTTTCCGCGACTGTATGAAAGATTACTTCCTGCCACCGGAAGCAACTCAGGTCGATCCCATGATTCCTTTCAGCCCGATGCCCGGAGGCGCTCTGACCGCAAACACCCAGATGTTGCGCGATAACGGCCTCATGGACAAATATCCCGAAATCATCAGGGCTATGAGTGAAGTGGTACGCAAGGGCGGATTCGGTACTTCGGTTACCCCGGTTTCCCAGTTCTACTTCCAGCAGGCCTTCAATAATGTAATGTTCGGACCTTGGGAAAAGTTTGCTGACGGTTACGGCAAAATGGTTCTCGGATATTTCGGTAAGACTCCGGTTGAACCTGATCCGGAAATCGTTAAGCTTGCATCCCAGCAGCTTGAGCTTGAGCCGACCAAGAAAACTCCTCTTGAGATCAACGATGCTGATCCTGAAAAGGGTCTTGAACCCGCACGTAAAGTCTGTGAGAAAGAGGGCTTTGAGCTCACCGATGAGAATGTTTTCATTGTGGCTACCTGTAAAGATAAGGGTGTCAGCTATCTTAAAGGCAATGCCCGTGTCGGTATCCGTTACAAAAAAGATGTTGAAGCAGAGCAGCTTAAAAAGCTCGGCGCTTCTGTCGGTGGCGGCTCCGGTTCAGGCGCTGTGAACGTCAGTGTGGACGGCAAATCCTACACCGTCAATGTGGAAGGTTCCACCGCGACCATCAACGGTAAGTCTTTCAACTTCAGTGCCGGCGATGCTTCCGCTTCCGAAGGCGCAGCCGCTCCGGCAGGTGTTACAGAGCCTGTCGCAGCTCCCATGCCGGGCCTTATTATCCGGCTGGATGTTGAGCCCGGAACACAGGTTCAGGAAGGGCAGACCATCGTTGTTATGGAAGCCATGAAGATGGAAATGGAAGTTAAGGCTCATAAAGCCGGAACTGTTTCTTCCTTCTCCGTTACTGCCGGGGATCAGGTGCAGCAGGGACAGCCTCTCGCTCAAATGACAGTCTAG
- a CDS encoding FeoB-associated Cys-rich membrane protein, translating to MENVIVFGIIAVAVIYLVRRWFGKGRGSCGCGCDCTAAKDKAGSCKNPENGINDLRQK from the coding sequence ATGGAAAATGTAATAGTTTTTGGAATCATCGCTGTTGCGGTCATTTATCTGGTTCGAAGATGGTTCGGTAAAGGTCGAGGATCGTGCGGTTGCGGATGTGATTGCACAGCAGCAAAGGACAAAGCAGGCAGTTGCAAAAATCCTGAAAATGGTATTAATGATCTTCGACAAAAGTAG
- a CDS encoding phosphoenolpyruvate carboxykinase (ATP) — protein MASQSTYEFYKDDLSKIPPLRAIAETLLADKRVKKVNAAEAYELARKQWDVMETDHLIYPEAAARLGLPEGAKLLNHCHGKIVGRTAMARRFYNGLNGPDQRKVLGDLREAISDMQERPLIKAEAIVGLDQDLMIKATILGGEDDAANIFNWLVNFTPFDELAEEYAESAKLPIQDIIIIGDNLWRNEDSFYHNQGFPQLALVDEECNVIYNFGMRYFGERKKGTLTLAWTSGIRVGMAACHGGIKEIDFSECPDAQIKKMGKKSIAFFGLSGTGKSSHTNSHDNGGTLPKGFTKKVLHDDAFQIDTENRVCRAWEPTLFDKTDSRPLGHPDWKYMVSVMNHAMLEIDGKVMPLGEDIRNPNGRALIDRDVLGDYVNRCTFPNSLCWLMKDTCLPPIIRFTDTYLAVAMGAALMTKRNLAENVSEEELKKLVFIPYANPFRVYELWKDVEAFAHVFDCGAKGYSFNSIGFWRSSDTDLNAIPLQTSLTLQSLILTDKLEWEDWDLLPGAQIPKRNCMEKVLPGFYDTYNPANVENRAEYFQTLKDRFAQRRHFLEQTEDLNCRPELLTKLTKALHIRGWF, from the coding sequence GTGGCTAGTCAGTCAACCTATGAATTTTACAAAGATGACCTTTCCAAAATACCGCCTTTAAGGGCGATTGCGGAAACTTTGCTTGCTGATAAAAGGGTTAAGAAAGTTAATGCGGCCGAAGCATACGAGCTTGCCCGTAAGCAGTGGGATGTTATGGAAACAGACCACCTGATTTATCCTGAAGCAGCCGCAAGACTCGGTTTGCCCGAGGGAGCAAAGCTGCTTAATCATTGCCACGGAAAGATTGTTGGCCGTACTGCCATGGCCCGCCGTTTCTACAATGGCCTAAACGGTCCGGACCAGCGTAAGGTCCTGGGAGATTTGAGGGAAGCAATCTCCGATATGCAGGAACGCCCATTGATCAAAGCCGAGGCCATTGTCGGTTTGGATCAGGATCTGATGATCAAGGCCACTATTCTGGGCGGCGAAGATGATGCTGCCAATATTTTCAACTGGCTGGTTAATTTCACCCCCTTTGATGAATTGGCCGAAGAATATGCCGAAAGTGCTAAACTGCCTATTCAAGACATTATCATTATCGGTGATAATCTCTGGCGCAACGAAGACTCATTCTATCATAATCAGGGCTTTCCACAGCTGGCCCTTGTGGATGAAGAATGTAACGTTATTTATAATTTCGGCATGCGTTATTTTGGCGAGCGCAAAAAAGGAACTCTGACCCTAGCCTGGACGTCGGGAATCCGTGTGGGAATGGCTGCCTGTCACGGCGGTATCAAGGAAATTGATTTTTCTGAATGTCCTGATGCTCAAATTAAAAAGATGGGTAAGAAATCCATTGCATTTTTCGGACTGTCCGGTACCGGGAAATCCTCCCACACAAACTCACATGACAACGGCGGAACCCTCCCCAAAGGGTTCACCAAGAAAGTGCTTCACGATGACGCTTTCCAGATCGATACGGAGAACCGTGTCTGCCGCGCATGGGAACCGACCCTTTTTGATAAAACCGACTCCCGCCCGTTGGGACATCCTGACTGGAAATATATGGTCTCCGTTATGAACCATGCAATGCTGGAAATTGACGGTAAAGTGATGCCGCTGGGTGAAGATATCCGTAACCCTAACGGCCGTGCATTGATCGACCGCGATGTGCTGGGCGATTATGTTAACCGCTGTACCTTTCCCAATTCTTTGTGCTGGCTTATGAAGGATACCTGCCTGCCTCCGATTATCCGCTTTACCGATACCTATCTGGCGGTGGCGATGGGAGCAGCGCTGATGACCAAGCGCAATCTTGCGGAAAATGTTTCCGAGGAAGAACTGAAAAAGCTGGTCTTTATCCCTTACGCCAACCCCTTCCGCGTATATGAACTCTGGAAGGACGTGGAAGCTTTTGCCCATGTCTTTGACTGCGGCGCAAAAGGATACAGCTTTAACTCCATCGGTTTCTGGCGTTCTTCGGATACTGACCTGAATGCTATTCCCCTGCAGACTTCGCTTACCCTTCAGAGTTTGATTCTGACCGATAAGCTGGAGTGGGAAGACTGGGATCTGCTGCCCGGAGCACAGATTCCTAAACGGAATTGCATGGAAAAGGTGTTGCCCGGATTCTACGATACGTATAATCCTGCCAATGTTGAAAATCGTGCCGAATACTTCCAGACCCTCAAGGATCGTTTTGCCCAGCGCAGACATTTTCTTGAGCAGACAGAAGATCTCAACTGCAGGCCTGAACTGCTCACAAAATTGACCAAGGCTCTCCATATCAGAGGGTGGTTTTAA
- the cbiM gene encoding cobalt transporter CbiM, producing MHISEGVLSLPVLAGGAIVAATGTVIGLKKLDSEKLISVALLSSVFFIASLIHIPIGPSSAHLILNGLMGLLLGWAAFPAILTALLLQAVLFQYGGLTVLGVNTVTMALPAVVCYYFFRPLLKKNFFSMSVGAFLCGAVSIALSATLTALALSFTDESFTSVAQMIIYGHIPIMIIEGFICASAYGFLQKVRPEMLLTMQET from the coding sequence ATGCACATATCTGAAGGAGTACTCTCCCTTCCGGTTCTGGCTGGAGGGGCTATTGTGGCGGCAACAGGAACCGTGATCGGCCTGAAAAAATTGGATTCGGAAAAACTTATTTCCGTTGCCCTGCTATCTTCAGTCTTTTTTATAGCGTCGCTGATTCACATTCCGATAGGACCTTCAAGTGCACATCTGATCCTAAACGGCCTCATGGGCTTACTGCTGGGGTGGGCAGCCTTTCCGGCAATCCTGACCGCTCTGCTGTTGCAAGCTGTTTTATTCCAGTACGGGGGGCTGACTGTTCTAGGAGTTAATACAGTCACAATGGCCCTGCCTGCGGTAGTATGCTATTACTTTTTCCGCCCTCTGCTCAAAAAGAACTTTTTCAGCATGAGCGTAGGAGCCTTTCTCTGCGGGGCTGTATCCATCGCCCTTTCCGCAACTCTGACTGCTCTTGCCCTTTCCTTTACTGATGAAAGCTTTACTTCTGTAGCTCAGATGATCATCTACGGGCACATCCCCATCATGATTATCGAAGGCTTTATCTGCGCCTCGGCTTACGGATTTCTGCAAAAAGTAAGACCTGAAATGCTGCTCACCATGCAAGAGACATAA
- a CDS encoding HU family DNA-binding protein produces MSKTVLVKKIREKLDMSAKDASTALDGILSAIEDGLKEEGNVTLTGFGTFKTVERSARTGRNPQTGEAIQIPASRGVKFTPGKFLKDAVK; encoded by the coding sequence ATGAGTAAAACTGTTCTTGTTAAGAAAATCCGGGAAAAACTGGATATGAGTGCAAAAGACGCTTCCACCGCGTTGGACGGAATCCTCAGTGCAATCGAAGACGGCCTTAAAGAAGAAGGTAATGTCACCCTTACAGGTTTCGGTACATTTAAAACTGTAGAGCGTTCCGCTCGTACAGGCCGCAATCCCCAGACCGGAGAAGCTATTCAGATCCCTGCTTCCCGTGGCGTCAAATTCACTCCCGGAAAATTCCTCAAGGACGCAGTTAAATAA